DNA sequence from the Novosphingobium sp. KACC 22771 genome:
GCCCAGCGCGCGATGAAGGAGGTCGGCCTGCTCGACATGGGCGAGGGCGGCATGGCGCCGCAATCGCTGGCGGGCCAGAATGCGGGCCTCGTGCGCGCGGTGCTGGCGGGCAACAATGGCCAGATGGTGTCGCGCTGGGGCCATATCCTGCTGCGCCGGGCGCTGGCCTCGCGGCTGGATGCTCCGGCGCAAATGGCGCCCACCGAATTTACCGCCCTGCGCGCCGCGCTGCTGCTGCGCATGGGCGAAGGCGTGGCGGCGCGCGCGCTGGTGCAGGACATTGACCCCAGCAATTACGACGCCTCGCTGACCCAGGCGGCGATGGACGCCTATATTGCCACGGGCGATTTCACCGGCTTTTGCCCGGTGATGCAGCTCAACTATGCCGCGCGCGACGATGCTGCGTGGCAGGTGATGCGCAGCATTTGCCAGACCTATGGCGGTGCCACCTCGACCGGCCAGTCGGAGCTTGACCGCCTGGGCAAGGCCAAGGTGCTGTCCGGCATGGATATGGAACTGGCGCAGAAATATGCCGGGGCCGTGGGCGGCGCGCGGGCGCGGGCGGTCAAGATCGAGTGGGACAATGTCAATGACCTGACCCCGATGCGCCATGGGCTGACGCTGGCGGTGGGGCTGGCCCCGCCCGACGCGCTGCTGGCCAAGGCCGGGCTGGTCTATGCCGACATGACCGCGCTTTCGCCCATGGCGGGGCTGGGGCTGCGCGCCGATGCCGCCGATGTGGCTGGCGCGGCGGGTGTGCTGTCGGGCGCGGCGATGGTCGATCTCTACAGCCAGATCTACAGCAATGATGACATCACCGGCGGCCCGGCCGAGCGTGCGCTGTTGCTGCGCGATGCCTATGTGGGCGTGGCCCCGGCCGACCGCGTGGCCGCGATGCAGCAATTGTGGGATGGGGCCGCCAATCCCTATTCGCGCTATGCCCGCATGGTGCTGACCGCCTATGCGGCGGCGCGTCTGGCGCCTTCGGCGGATTTCAATGCGCAGTCGGGGGATCTGATCGCTTCGATGCTGGCGGCGGGGCTTGACGGCAATGCGGCGCTGTGGCGGCCGGTGGTCGAGGCTGGGTCGCCGGGCTGGGCGCAATTGGCGCTGGCTCTGCCGATGGGCGGCGAGGTCGATTCAGGGGCAGTCGAAACCTTTATCGGCAATGACAAATCCGATGGCCAGCATCGCAGCGCCTTGCTGATCGCGGCGCTCTCGGGGCTGGGGCGAATCAAGGATTCGACGCGCGATTCGCTGCTGGGCAAGGTCAATGGCAGCGTGGCGGGTCAGACCCGCTGGACCGGTGCGATCGACACGGCGGCGGGCGTCAACAATCCCGCGCTGGTGGCGCTACTGGCCGGATTGGGCATGCAGGGCGACAGTTGGGCCAAGATGACGCCGCGCTATCTCTATCACATCACCTCGGCGCTCAATCGCGTGGGGATGGGGGCCGAGGCGCGGATGATTGCCGCCGAAGCCGTGGCGCGCGGGTGAGGCGAGAGCCTTCGGCGCCGGTGGCCGCCTTCCTCGCCATGCTGGCGGCGGAGCGCGGCGCGGCCGCCAACACGCTGGCGGCCTATGAGCGCGATCTGCGCGGGGCCGAGGATGTGCTGGGCGATATTGAAACCGCCGATGTGGCCGCGCTGGAGCGGCTGGCGGCGACATGGGGCCATCTCTCGCCCGCCAGCGTGGCGCGCAAATCCTCGGCTTTGCGGCAATTCTACGGTTTCCTGATCGACGAGGGCTGGCGCGAGGACGATCCCAGCCCGGCCCTGCCGCGCGTGGCCCAGCGGCGCCCCTTGCCGCGCATTCTGGGGCATGAGGATATTGGCGTGCTGTTTGCCCGCGCCGAATTGGAGGCGCAGGGCGACCGGCGCGAGCCTTTGCGCACGCTGGCCTGTCTGGAACTGCTTTATGGTTCGGGCCTGCGCGCGACCGAACTGGTGTCTTTGCCGATCAGCGCCGCGCCGCGCGATGCGCCTTTGCTGACCATCACCGGCAAGGGCGGGGTGCAGCGCATGGTGCCGATCAGCGCGCGCGCGGGCCATGTGCTGCGCCGCTGGATTGCGATCCGGGGGGCGGGGCGGGAATCGCGCTATATGTTCCCCTCCACCGGCAAGGATGGGCACCTGACGCGGGTGCGCCTGTTTCAATTGCTGCGCGAATTGGGGGCGCGGGCGGGGCTGGACCCGACGCGGCTGTCGCCCCACGTGCTACGCCATGCCTTTGCCACGCATTTGCTCGAAGGGGGCGCCGATCTGCGCGTGGTGCAGACGTTGTTGGGCCATGCCGATATTGGCACGACCCAGATTTACACCCATGTCGATGCGGCCCGTCTGGTCGAATTGGTGAACCAGCGGCATCCTTTGGCGGCCAGAGCGGTTGGCTGACGGCTGAAAGGCTTGCCCAAACCTGCGCATCGCACTAGGGCCATGCCCCATGGTTTCCTATCTCGAATTTGAAAAGCCGGTGGCCGCGCTGGATGCGCGCATCAAGGAATTGCGCGCAACGGCGGCCGAGGGCGACCTCGACATTTCCGCCGAGGTGGGGCGGTTGGAGCGCAAGAGCGCCGACCTGCTGGCCAGCACCTATCGCGCGCTGACCCCTTGGCAGAAGACGCAGGTGGCGCGCCATCCGATGCGCCCGCATTTCGTCGATTATGTCGAAAAGATCTTTACCGATTTCGTGCCGCTGGGCGGGGATCGCCTGTATGGCGAGGATCATGCGATCATCGGCGGTTTTGCGACTCTGAATGGCCGCAAGGTGATGCTGATCGGCCATGAAAAGGGCCATGATACCGCCACCCGCATCAAGCACAATTTCGGCATGGGCAAGCCGGAGGGCTATCGCAAGGCGATTCGCCTGATGGAACTGGCGGGCCGATTCGGGTTGCCGGTGGTCACGCTGGTGGATACGTCGGGCGCGTTTCCGGGCGTTGAGGCCGAGGAGCGCGGTCAGGCCGAGGCCATTGCCCGCTCGACTGAGGCCTGCCTTGCGCTGCGCGTGCCGATGGTGGCCGTGATCGTGGGCGAGGGCGGCTCGGGCGGCGCGGTGGCTTTGGCCAGCGCCGAGCGCGTGCTGATGATGGAGCATGCGGTCTATTCAGTAATTTCGCCCGAAGGTTGCGCCTCGATTCTGTGGCGCACCGCCGAAAAGGCCGCCGATGCCGCCGAGGCGATGAAGGTGACGGCGCAGGATCTGCTGGCGCTCAAGGTTATCGACCGTATCGTGCCTGAGCCGGTTGGCGGGGCGCATCGCGATCCTGACGCGGCGGCCAAGGCGCTGGGCAAGGCGATTGGCGAGGAACTGGACAAGCTGGTCCAGATGGAGCCCCGGCAGTTGCTGGCGATGCGCGAAGAGCGTTTTCTGGCCATCGGCGCCGATTGAGGCGCGAATCAGGCCGGATATTGCGGAAGGGCGCGGCGTCGGGGGGCGCTGCGCCCTTTTGCTTTGCGCCATAGGCGGCCAGAGTTTGGCGCCCATGGCGGGCTTGGATCAACCGCGGGATCAACCGGGCGGCAGGATGGATCGCCCGGAAGCGCCCCTATCAGGCAGCCGAGGCGTTGGCGGTCGACATCTGCGAGGAGGTCGTGTTGAAGGTGGTGGAAAGCTGGTTGCCCATGCCGTTCATCGCGGTGATGGCGGCAACAGCGATCAGAGCCGCGATCAGGCCATATTCGATGGCGGTGGCGCCTGCTTCATCACGGATCAGTTTGTTGAGCAATTTCATGGTCGGTCTCCGGTCTTGTCGGCCACGTCTCATCCGCCGACATCCGGATAGATACTTATAAGATATTGATAAAGCGATACCAAAAAGATAGTTTTGTCTTTGATAACCAATAATTTCATTTGAAATTCTCGGGCTTGTTCCGAGTAATCGTGAGTTTTGTAAATTAAGTAGACATGCAAACAGAGCGGCAGGTTTCCCCGCCGCTCTGCTCATTACCTCAAAATCGCGCCCGACCTTTGGTCAGGCACCTGAGTCAGGTCATGCGATTAGGCAGCCGAGGCGTTGGCCGTCGACATCTGCGAAGAGGTGGTGTTGAACGTGGTCTTGAGCTGGTTGCCCAGGCCATTCATCGCGGTGATGGCGGCAACGGCGATCAGAGCGGCAATCAGACCGTATTCGATGGCGGTCGCACCAGCTTCGTCGCGGATCAGCTTGTTGATGAACTTCATGGTCAGTCTCCTGTAGCAGTCTTTCCGCCCTGCCAGTTTTCCCGTCTCAGCTCGGCGGCTTCCTCCTCCTAAGCCAGATGTCTTAACAATCCGTCAGCGCGGCCAGCATTCTCGCGGGTTTTGCGGATGTCGGAGGTAAGCATTTGCGTGCGGGGCCGCCGTTGCGCGCGACGCGCGCACGGGGCAGCGTATCGGTCGGCAGGAGGTTGGGGGCTCTAAGAGGCCGTTGCGTTATGCACGGCGACCTGCGCCTGCGTATCGACGTTGTTCCACGTCTGCACGATGCTGTTGGCCACTCCGCTGAGCGCGGCAATCATGACCAGCACGATCACGCCGAGCAGCAATCCGTATTCCACAGCGGCCAGCCCGCTTTCGTTGCGGTGGAGTCGGGCCAGCAATTTTGCAATAGACATAACCGGGCCCGCTCAGTTTCGATGCGATGTTATTGTGCCGATGTTCGGTTAATAAGATCTTGAGCGGAAATGGTGGATTTTCCCGGGTTGCAAGGAAAGGTCTTGGCATGATTCTGCCCGTGGTGGCCGTGGCGCTGTTGCGCAATGACGGGCACATATTGATGCAGCGCCGCCCGGAGGGAAAGCAGCATGGCGGCCTCTGGGAATTTCCCGGCGGCAAAGTGGATCCGGGCGAGGGGGCGGGCGAGGCCGCCCTGCGCGAGATGGAAGAGGAGCTGGGAGTGGGGCTGGAGGCGGGCGCGCTGATGCCGGTCAGCTTTGCCCATAGCGAGCCTCACGAGGGGGCAGGTCGACGGATCCTGTTGCTGCTTTACGCCGCGCGCGTCTGGCGGGGCGATCCGGTGGCGCGGGAAGGCCAGCAATTTTCGTGGGTTGCGCCCGATGCGCTGCTCGATCTGGATATGCCGCCGCTCGATGTGCCGCTGGCGCGTGACCTGCTGCGCTGGATCGCGGCGGTTGCGCGAGAGGGAAAATAATTAGTTTTTACAAAATGTCATTTTCCTCTTGCCAAGCCGGAGCAGTCCCCTTAGAGGCGCGGCTCCAAGGCACCCGTAGCTCAGCTGGATAGAGCATCAGACTACGAATCTGAGGGCCGGGCGTTCGAATCGCTCCGGGTGCACCACTTCCCTTTCGGGGGAAATGGTCGGTCTTTTATTAGGCCGTTTGGGAAAATGTGTCAGTGTGCACCCGTAGCTCAGCTGGATAGAGCATCAGACTACGAATCTGAGGGCCGGGCGTTCGAATCGCTCCGGGTGCACCAACACACAAAGGCCTGCGGAAAAAAACGGCCCTATTGCCCCTTGGGGCTTTTCCATCAAAATCTGCGAATTGTTCTTGCTTTGACCGTGATATGCGCCGAAAGCGAGCGCCTTATCAGGGCATGAGCCCGCGTAAATGTTGCTGGCCCGAAACCGCGCTGACGATGCCGCGAGAGGACTTTTCCTTGACGCCCCGACAGCCGGCCTGGCGCAGGATGCCGGAGTAGCGCAGAATGAACGAGAATTTCGACCTGCATGACCATGATCATGCCGATGACGGCAAGCTGCCGGTTCCCAACGAGGTTCAGGAGGCGATTCGCACGCTGCTGCGCTGGTCGGGCGATGATCCCTCGCGCGAGGGGCTGATCGACACGCCCGCGCGCGTGGCCCGCGCCTGGAAGGAATATTGTCAGGGCTATAATGAAGATCCGGCGGTCCACCTCTCGCGCCAGTTCGAGGAAGTGGGCGGCTATAACGAGATCGTCCTGCTGAAAGACATTCCGTTTCAGAGCCATTGCGAGCACCACATGGCCCCGATCACCGGCAAGGCCAGCATCGCCTATCTGCCGCGTGAGCGCGTGGTGGGAATTTCCAAGCTGGCCCGCGTTCTCCACGGCTTTGCCCGCCGCCTGCAGATTCAGGAACGCCTGACCGCGCAGGTTGCCCAGTGCATCTGGGACAATCTCGACCCCGTCGGCGTGGCCGTGGTGATTGAGGCGCAGCATGGCTGCATGACCGGGCGCGGGGTGAAAACGCCGGGCGTGGGCATGGTGACCAGCCGGATGATGGGCGCGTTTCTGTCCGATTCGCGCAGCCGCAAGGAAGTGCTGAGCCTGATGGGCTATTGATCCGGCGCGGCGCGGGTGAGAGGGTGGGGCATGAACGCTTCCGCTCTCGCCCGCCGCGTCCTCCTGGCTGCCTGCTTCCTCGCGCCTCTGGCCCCGGCGGCGGCCAAACCGCTGCCTGTCCCGCCCGCGATTTATACCGATCCGGTTCATGATGCGGCCCACCCCGCGCGGATGGAGGTGCTGCATATTCCCAGCGGCGGGGTGGAGATCAATGGCGTGGCCTATCTGGCGGGCGGCGCGGGGCCCCGGCCCACGGTGGTGATCTGCCACGGCTTTCCCGGCAATGAGAAGAATCTCGATCTGGCCCAGGCGCTGCGCCGTGCCGGGTGGCATGCCATCACCTTCAATTATCGCGGATCATGGGGCAGCCCCGGCACCTTCCGCTTTGCCCAGAACCCGCAGGATTTGGAGGCCGTACTGGCCTATCTGCGCGATCCGGCCAATGCAAAGCGGCTGGGCATCGACACCGCGCATATGGCCGTGGTGGGCCACAGCATGGGCGCGTGGGTGACCGCGATGGCGGGGGCGAAGGATCGCAATCTGGTGGCGCTGGGCATGATTTCGGCGGGCAATTTCGGCATGATCGGCGCCATGCCGCCAGAAGCGCGTGCGAAGATGATGGCCGAAAACATGGAATCCTTGGCCACCACGCCCGAGGCGCTTTCCGAGGAATTGGGCGCGCATGTGGCCGATTATGATTTTACCGCCAAGGCGGGCGCGCTGGCGGATCGGCCTTTGCTGGTGCTGACTTCGGATGATGGGCTGGCCGGGCATGTGGCGCCGCTGGTGGCCGCGATTCGCAAGGCGGGGGGCAAAAAGCTGGAGACTGGGCATGGGGCCACCGACCACAGTTGGTCGGACCGGCGCATTGATCTGGAGGCGCGCATCATCCGGTTCCTGGGGCCCTACATGCGGGCGCATCGCTGAGAAGGGGCGATTCGGGCGCGGAATCGATTCGGAATTGAACCGAGTTTCCTTCGACGAAAATCATCGCGGGCCGCATTCCATGGCCATGATGATACGCAACGCCCCTGCTTTCCCCGCTGCCGCCCGCTGGCTTCGCCTGACGGTGTGCCTGTTGATCGCCCTGTTGTTCATGCCCGCCCCGGCCCAGGCCCTGGTGGATCAGACATGGCTCTCCTCCGAGGGGCTGGACAGTGGGAGCTGTCTGGCGCTCGCCCCCTGCGCCACGCTGGGCTATGCCATCCGCCAGACATCGGCGGGCGGCACGATCTCGGTCATGGACAGCGGCATTTACGGTTCGGCCACCATCGACCGTAGCGTGACCATCCGATCGGAATATGGCCAGATATCCATGGTCACCTCGGTCATCATCAACGCGGCCAGCACGGACAAGGTGGTGTTCGACAATGTGGCGATTGAATGCATCGCCCCGGCGCGCGGTATTGCCTACAGCTTTGGGGTGGGTGTGCTGCGGGCCGGTGACGTGTTGCTCAACCATGTTTCGATCAAGGATTGCGTGGCCAAAACCGACGTGGGGGCGGGGGTCTATATGAATTGCGCGATCAACTGCCGGGTGACGCTCAACGATTCGGTAATTTTCAACAATCGCGTGGGCGTGCTGGTGGCGGGCGCCGACGCGATGGCCCATGCCAAGATCTATCGCTCGCTGTTTCTCTCGAACAGCGAATCGGGCGTGCGGGTGATCGGCAACGGCAATGATGCGATCATGGCCGACAACAATCTGTTGGGCAGCCCCAAGTCGATGGACCTGCAATCGGGCGGGGCATCGCGGTCTTTCGGCAACAATTCGATGACCAGTGGGGATACACCCATCCCGATGTCCCAATATTGAAGCAGCATTCGGGGCCGGTTTGATCCCATTTTGAACCAGCCCCGATTCCTCCCTTGCGCAATGCAGCATCATGCGAGAGGTCGGTCATGGGATTTAAGAGT
Encoded proteins:
- a CDS encoding tyrosine recombinase — translated: MRREPSAPVAAFLAMLAAERGAAANTLAAYERDLRGAEDVLGDIETADVAALERLAATWGHLSPASVARKSSALRQFYGFLIDEGWREDDPSPALPRVAQRRPLPRILGHEDIGVLFARAELEAQGDRREPLRTLACLELLYGSGLRATELVSLPISAAPRDAPLLTITGKGGVQRMVPISARAGHVLRRWIAIRGAGRESRYMFPSTGKDGHLTRVRLFQLLRELGARAGLDPTRLSPHVLRHAFATHLLEGGADLRVVQTLLGHADIGTTQIYTHVDAARLVELVNQRHPLAARAVG
- a CDS encoding acetyl-CoA carboxylase carboxyltransferase subunit alpha, yielding MVSYLEFEKPVAALDARIKELRATAAEGDLDISAEVGRLERKSADLLASTYRALTPWQKTQVARHPMRPHFVDYVEKIFTDFVPLGGDRLYGEDHAIIGGFATLNGRKVMLIGHEKGHDTATRIKHNFGMGKPEGYRKAIRLMELAGRFGLPVVTLVDTSGAFPGVEAEERGQAEAIARSTEACLALRVPMVAVIVGEGGSGGAVALASAERVLMMEHAVYSVISPEGCASILWRTAEKAADAAEAMKVTAQDLLALKVIDRIVPEPVGGAHRDPDAAAKALGKAIGEELDKLVQMEPRQLLAMREERFLAIGAD
- a CDS encoding Flp family type IVb pilin, with amino-acid sequence MKLLNKLIRDEAGATAIEYGLIAALIAVAAITAMNGMGNQLSTTFNTTSSQMSTANASAA
- a CDS encoding Flp family type IVb pilin, whose amino-acid sequence is MKFINKLIRDEAGATAIEYGLIAALIAVAAITAMNGLGNQLKTTFNTTSSQMSTANASAA
- a CDS encoding Flp family type IVb pilin, which codes for MSIAKLLARLHRNESGLAAVEYGLLLGVIVLVMIAALSGVANSIVQTWNNVDTQAQVAVHNATAS
- a CDS encoding (deoxy)nucleoside triphosphate pyrophosphohydrolase → MILPVVAVALLRNDGHILMQRRPEGKQHGGLWEFPGGKVDPGEGAGEAALREMEEELGVGLEAGALMPVSFAHSEPHEGAGRRILLLLYAARVWRGDPVAREGQQFSWVAPDALLDLDMPPLDVPLARDLLRWIAAVAREGK
- the folE gene encoding GTP cyclohydrolase I FolE, coding for MNENFDLHDHDHADDGKLPVPNEVQEAIRTLLRWSGDDPSREGLIDTPARVARAWKEYCQGYNEDPAVHLSRQFEEVGGYNEIVLLKDIPFQSHCEHHMAPITGKASIAYLPRERVVGISKLARVLHGFARRLQIQERLTAQVAQCIWDNLDPVGVAVVIEAQHGCMTGRGVKTPGVGMVTSRMMGAFLSDSRSRKEVLSLMGY
- a CDS encoding alpha/beta hydrolase family protein, whose amino-acid sequence is MNASALARRVLLAACFLAPLAPAAAKPLPVPPAIYTDPVHDAAHPARMEVLHIPSGGVEINGVAYLAGGAGPRPTVVICHGFPGNEKNLDLAQALRRAGWHAITFNYRGSWGSPGTFRFAQNPQDLEAVLAYLRDPANAKRLGIDTAHMAVVGHSMGAWVTAMAGAKDRNLVALGMISAGNFGMIGAMPPEARAKMMAENMESLATTPEALSEELGAHVADYDFTAKAGALADRPLLVLTSDDGLAGHVAPLVAAIRKAGGKKLETGHGATDHSWSDRRIDLEARIIRFLGPYMRAHR